One window of Peteryoungia desertarenae genomic DNA carries:
- a CDS encoding class II glutamine amidotransferase, whose amino-acid sequence MCGIVGLFLKDKSMEPLLGSLLSDMLVTMTDRGPDSAGIAIYGSGTPGQAKITLQSATPETDFAALGAALSDTLGTLVSLTIKDTHAVVSLPRDQLNPARSLLSNHHPSIRVTSTGDSIEIYKETGLPKDVLQRFDIRKMTGTHGIGHTRMATESAVTTLGAHPFSTGSDQCLVHNGSLSNHNNLRRELKRIGMQFETENDSEVAAAYLTAEMKRGKDLGEALDSAIQDLDGFFTFVVGTRSGFGVLRDPIACKPAVMAETDRYVAFGSEYRALVGLPDIENARVWEPEPATVYFWDHEKAA is encoded by the coding sequence ATGTGCGGCATCGTCGGACTTTTTCTCAAGGACAAGAGCATGGAGCCTTTGCTCGGCAGTCTGCTGTCAGACATGCTGGTAACCATGACCGACCGTGGCCCGGATAGCGCCGGGATCGCAATCTATGGGTCTGGAACACCCGGGCAAGCAAAGATCACGCTGCAATCAGCAACGCCCGAGACGGATTTCGCAGCGCTTGGTGCCGCGCTGTCCGACACGCTGGGAACGCTCGTCAGCCTCACGATCAAGGATACCCATGCAGTCGTTTCTCTGCCGCGCGACCAGTTGAACCCGGCGCGCAGTCTCCTGTCCAACCATCATCCCTCAATCCGCGTGACGAGCACTGGCGATAGCATTGAGATCTACAAGGAAACCGGCCTGCCAAAGGACGTGCTTCAACGCTTCGACATTCGCAAGATGACCGGTACGCACGGGATCGGACACACCCGAATGGCAACCGAATCCGCTGTCACGACGCTTGGGGCCCATCCCTTTTCCACGGGCAGCGACCAGTGCCTCGTGCACAACGGCTCTTTGTCCAACCACAACAATCTGAGACGCGAACTGAAGCGGATCGGGATGCAGTTCGAGACAGAAAACGACTCCGAAGTCGCAGCGGCGTATCTGACCGCCGAGATGAAGCGCGGCAAGGATCTGGGCGAGGCGCTGGACAGCGCCATTCAGGACCTCGACGGCTTCTTCACCTTCGTCGTCGGCACCCGCTCCGGCTTTGGCGTCTTGCGCGATCCCATTGCCTGCAAGCCAGCCGTGATGGCCGAAACCGATCGCTATGTCGCCTTCGGTTCGGAATATCGCGCCCTGGTCGGACTGCCGGATATTGAAAACGCCCGGGTCTGGGAGCCGGAACCGGCGACCGTCTATTTCTGGGATCATGAAAAGGCAGCCTGA
- a CDS encoding GXGXG domain-containing protein: MPQFDLSDTPLRELNQALHSVPEGSNDTHFEVINPRGSHSVAVGIDQPLTVEIKGNVGYYCAGMNAEATVTVHGSAGPGVAENMMSGTVIIEGDASQYAGATGRGGLLVIKGNAASRCGISMKGIDIVVHGSIGHMSAFMAQSGHLVVLGDAGEALGDSLYEAKLFVRGEVKSLGADCIEKPMKPEHLEKLAELLERAGVTDVKPEEFRRYGSARKLYNFNIDNADAY, from the coding sequence ATGCCCCAATTCGACCTTTCCGACACGCCCTTGCGCGAACTCAACCAGGCACTCCACTCTGTCCCCGAAGGCAGCAACGACACCCATTTCGAGGTGATCAACCCGCGCGGAAGCCATTCCGTCGCCGTTGGGATCGATCAGCCCCTAACCGTCGAGATCAAGGGCAATGTCGGCTATTACTGCGCCGGCATGAATGCCGAAGCGACAGTGACCGTTCATGGCTCTGCCGGCCCGGGTGTGGCCGAAAACATGATGTCCGGCACCGTGATCATCGAGGGGGATGCCAGCCAATATGCTGGCGCAACCGGACGCGGCGGCCTCCTCGTCATCAAGGGCAATGCCGCTTCTCGTTGCGGTATCTCCATGAAGGGTATCGACATCGTCGTTCATGGATCGATCGGCCATATGTCGGCCTTCATGGCCCAGTCCGGTCATCTTGTGGTGCTGGGCGATGCCGGCGAAGCGCTCGGCGACAGCCTTTATGAGGCGAAGCTTTTCGTGCGCGGCGAGGTAAAGAGCCTCGGTGCAGACTGCATCGAAAAGCCCATGAAGCCCGAGCATCTCGAAAAGCTTGCCGAGCTTCTGGAAAGAGCTGGCGTCACCGATGTCAAGCCGGAGGAATTCCGCCGCTATGGCTCCGCCCGCAAGCTCTACAATTTCAACATCGACAATGCCGACGCCTACTGA
- a CDS encoding FMN-binding glutamate synthase family protein, whose amino-acid sequence MSYQNPPTKPRHSATFDDYTLSEIRRAAATGIYDIRGGGAKRKVPHFDDLLFLGASISRYPLEGYRERCDTNVVLGWRFAKKPIELKIPITIAGMSFGSLSGQAKEALGRGATLAGTSTTTGDGGMTEEERGHSSILVYQYLPSRYGMNPKDLRRADAIEVVVGQGAKPGGGGMLLGQKISDRVAEMRTLPKGIDQRSACRHPDWTGPDDLEIKINELREITDWEKPIYVKVGGSRPYYDTALAVKSGADVVVLDGMQGGTAATQEVFIENVGLPTLACIRPAVQALQDLGMHRKVQLIVSGGIRSGADVAKALALGADAVSIGTAALVAIGDNDPRWEAEYNALGTTAGAYDDWHEGKDPAGITTQDPELAMRLDPVAAGRRLANYLKVMTLEAQTIARACGKNHVHNLEPEDLCALTIEASAMAQVPLAGTNWIPGKGGL is encoded by the coding sequence ATGAGCTATCAGAACCCGCCCACCAAGCCGCGTCACTCCGCAACCTTCGACGATTATACCCTGTCGGAAATCCGCCGTGCAGCGGCAACGGGCATCTATGACATTCGCGGCGGCGGCGCCAAGCGCAAGGTGCCGCATTTTGACGACCTTCTGTTTCTCGGAGCCTCCATCTCGCGCTATCCGCTGGAGGGCTATCGCGAACGCTGCGATACCAATGTCGTGCTGGGGTGGCGCTTCGCCAAAAAGCCGATCGAGCTGAAAATCCCGATCACGATCGCCGGCATGAGCTTCGGCTCGCTGTCCGGTCAGGCAAAGGAGGCACTGGGGCGCGGTGCAACACTTGCCGGCACGTCGACGACAACTGGCGACGGCGGCATGACCGAGGAGGAACGCGGCCATTCCTCGATCCTCGTCTATCAATATCTGCCCTCGCGCTATGGCATGAATCCAAAGGACCTGCGTCGCGCCGACGCGATCGAGGTCGTGGTCGGCCAAGGCGCCAAACCCGGCGGCGGCGGCATGTTGCTTGGCCAGAAGATCTCCGATCGCGTCGCCGAAATGCGCACGCTACCCAAGGGCATCGACCAGCGCTCTGCCTGCCGCCATCCCGACTGGACCGGGCCGGACGATCTGGAAATCAAAATCAACGAGCTGCGCGAGATCACCGATTGGGAAAAGCCGATCTATGTGAAGGTTGGCGGCTCAAGACCCTATTACGACACCGCACTGGCGGTGAAATCCGGTGCCGATGTCGTTGTTCTCGACGGCATGCAGGGCGGCACTGCTGCGACCCAGGAAGTCTTCATCGAAAACGTCGGCCTGCCGACGCTTGCCTGCATTCGCCCGGCAGTGCAGGCGCTGCAGGATCTCGGCATGCATCGCAAGGTACAACTGATCGTCTCGGGCGGCATCCGCTCCGGCGCAGACGTTGCCAAGGCTCTCGCACTCGGTGCCGACGCGGTCTCGATCGGCACGGCAGCACTTGTCGCGATCGGCGACAATGATCCGCGCTGGGAAGCGGAATACAATGCCCTTGGCACAACTGCTGGCGCCTATGACGACTGGCACGAGGGCAAGGACCCGGCAGGCATCACCACCCAGGACCCGGAATTGGCCATGCGTCTCGATCCCGTTGCCGCCGGTCGTCGTCTTGCAAACTACCTGAAGGTCATGACGCTGGAGGCCCAGACGATCGCGCGCGCCTGCGGTAAGAACCATGTCCACAATCTTGAACCGGAAGACCTCTGTGCCCTGACCATTGAAGCCTCGGCCATGGCCCAGGTTCCCCTGGCCGGCACGAACTGGATTCCCGGCAAGGGAGGCCTCTGA